The Rhodothermales bacterium genome includes the window ACACGTCGGCCTGAGTGGGGAGATCGAATGTGATCGAGGTGGTCGGATTGAACGGGTTCGGGTAGTTCTGACGAAGGGTGTAGCCTTCTGGCACGTCATTCTGCGGCGATACCTCGGTTGAGGAGGCGGCGACCACTTCGTGCACGCCGTTGGCCGTGCCGGCAAAGACCGCCCCGGAGGGAGCCACTGCCACCGTCGATACCTGCTCGCCGCGAAGCGCGATCTGCGTGGGCGACGGAGATCCGGTAAAGTCAGTCGTGGTCAGCACACCAAATCCCCAGGTAGCCATGTAGAGGGTTGTGCCGGCGTTGTTGAACGCGATGGACCGCACCTCGGGATAGGCGTTGTACGTGGTGCCGTCGACCAGGGTGAAGGACGAATCGGCCGCGGCCATGCGCGACCAGCTGCCGGAGGCGCTGGTGACGTCATCAAACCGCCACACACCGCCGGCCGTCGCGGCATACATCTGATTCGCATTCGCCGGGTTCATCTCCAGGTCAAAGACGTGGCCACCCCCGGTTCCCGGTGCCGGATCGGCCGGCAGCAGGGTCGTATTGTCTGTGAACACACTCCAGCCAGCACCGTGATCGGTAGACACGAAGACGCCGTAGCCAGGCGTGCCGGCATAGACGGTTCCAGCGGTGGTCGGGTGTGCAAGCAGCGCCCAGGGAAGCTGGCTGGACCCGCCGGGCAGCCGCCCGTTGAAGGTCCAGGAAGCTCCATGATCCTGCGAGATGAAGATGTTGCCGTCGTCGGCTGACAGGAAAATCACGCTGTCGGCTGGAGACTGGGCGATGGCCTGAACCGTGTGTACCGCCAGCGAATCAAACGCCGACTTGGCCACTGCGGACCAGGATGAACCGCCGTCGGCGCTCGTGAACAGGCCGGTGGCATTGACATCGGTCTGCTGCCCACCTGAACCGGACGCGCCCGCCAGCACATTGCCGTTGGCCAGCACAACCATGTCATTGATGGTGATAGGCTTGGTCAGCCCGGAGGCCTCGTTCCACTTGTTCGTACCGACTGCCCCCGGAATGGTCCGGTAGATACCGAAGCTATGCGTCCCGACGACCTGGACTTCATTGCCACCATCGGTAGTGAACACCACCGATTTGGCGTGAGCAAAGTCAGGAAACGCAATCTGCGCAGTGGAAGCGGGGGCGAGTGCAACGCTGAGCAGTGCCAGCAGAGCAACCGGTCGCGCTACGCGGCCCATGACATTGTAAAAACCGATCATGTTGGGGTGATCCTCCCGAGGACGAAGTAAACGTGGGTGACTTCGCCGATTCGTAATTGGCGTTCGCGGCAGAAAAGAGCTGTGTACATCGACAGCCGAAACGGCGCGACCCAGAGGGCAAT containing:
- a CDS encoding T9SS type A sorting domain-containing protein — its product is MIGFYNVMGRVARPVALLALLSVALAPASTAQIAFPDFAHAKSVVFTTDGGNEVQVVGTHSFGIYRTIPGAVGTNKWNEASGLTKPITINDMVVLANGNVLAGASGSGGQQTDVNATGLFTSADGGSSWSAVAKSAFDSLAVHTVQAIAQSPADSVIFLSADDGNIFISQDHGASWTFNGRLPGGSSQLPWALLAHPTTAGTVYAGTPGYGVFVSTDHGAGWSVFTDNTTLLPADPAPGTGGGHVFDLEMNPANANQMYAATAGGVWRFDDVTSASGSWSRMAAADSSFTLVDGTTYNAYPEVRSIAFNNAGTTLYMATWGFGVLTTTDFTGSPSPTQIALRGEQVSTVAVAPSGAVFAGTANGVHEVVAASSTEVSPQNDVPEGYTLRQNYPNPFNPTTSITFDLPTQADVSLRVFDVLGREVAVLAQGTRAAGSHTVTFEAAGMPSGLYLYRLDAGDQSLTRTMSLVK